ATTTCAAAATTATTTTATGTTACAACAACCTATAAGAAAGGTATTTGATATAGGAGATGGCAGGGAAGTGACCCTCGAAACCGGTCGCCTCGCCCGCCAGGCCGATGGTTCGGTAACCGTAACCATGGGTAAATGCATCCTCCTGGCTACCGTAGTGGCCAATAAGGAGCCTAAAGAGGGGCAAAGTTTTTTCCCGTTAACAGTAGATTACCAGGAAAAATTTGCTTCTGCCGGACGTATCCCTGGTTCATTCTTCAAAAGAGAAGGGCGTTTGAGCGATTACGAAGTATTGGTGTCGCGTCTGATTGACCGGGCACTGCGCCCCCTGTTCCCCGATGATTATCTCTGCGATGTGCAGGTACTGGTAACCCTGGTGAGCAGCGACCCTGAAATTATGCCGGATGCACTGGCCTGTTTGGCGGCTTCTGCTGCGCTGGCGGTTTCCGACGTGCCTATTAAAGAAATCATCAGCGAAGTACGTGTAGGGCGCGTAAATGGTCAGTTCAAGATCAACCCGACCCGTTCTGAAATGGAACAATCCGATATGGACTTTATCATCGCTGCTACCGAAAAGAACCTGATGATGGTGGAAGGTGAGTCTGAAGAATGCAGTGAAGATGACCTGGTGGCGGCCTTAGGTGTAGCACATGACGCCATCCGGATCCAGATCAAGGCCCAGGAAGAACTGCGTGCTTTAAAAGGAGTGACTGGTAAGCGGGATTATACCAAACCTGCTCAGGATGAGGCGCTTCGTGAGAAAGTGTACAGTTTTGCAAAAGATAAAGTATATGCTGTTGCAAAGGGTAAGCTGAGCAAGCATGCGCGTACAGACCAGTTTGACGCGATCCAGGAAGAGCTGTTGAAAAGTCTCGGGGAGGCCGGTACTGAAGAAGCACCGTTTACTGACGAGCAAAAGAAGATGGCCAAAGGGTATTATCATGACCTGCAGTACGACGTGGTACGGGATATGATTCTCGATGAACGCGTACGACTGGACGGCCGGGCGCTCACAGAGATCCGCCCGCTGGACATGGAGGTAGATGTACTGCCTTCTCCGCACGGTTCTGCATTGTTTACTCGCGGTGAAACTCAATCGCTTACAACTGTAACCCTGGGTACTGCTTTAGATGAACTGCTGATTGAATCTGCCGCTAAATCCATGTATTCTAAATTTATCCTGCACTATAATTTCCCTCCGTTCTCAACCGGTGAAGTGAAAATGATGCGCGGCCCGGGTCGTCGTGAAGTAGGACACGGAAACCTGGCCATGCGTTCTTTGAAGCAAATGATGCCAAAAGACGGTGAGGATTTTGGATACACTGTTCGGGTAGTAAGTGATATCCTCGAATCGAACGGCTCCAGTTCCATGGCTACGGTTTGTGCCGGTTCTCTGGCACTGATGGACGCCGGCGTACCTCTGCCAAAACATGTGTCTGGTATTGCTATGGGATTGATTACCAAAGAAGACAAGTTTGCTATCTTAAGTGATATCCTGGGTGATGAAGATCACCTGGGCGATATGGACTTTAAAGTAACCGGCACCCGTGATGGGATCTGCGGTGTGCAGATGGATATTAAGGTAGACGGCTTACCAATGGAAGTAATGAAACAGGCCCTGGAACAAGCCAAGGCTGGCCGTTTGCACATCCTGGAAGCGATGTATGCCGCCATTCCCGAAGCACGTGAAGAAGTGAAATCACATGCACCACGGGTGGTGAAAATGTTTATCGATAAAGAATTTATCGGAGCCGTGATCGGGCCTGGTGGTAAAGTGATCCAGGAAATGCAGCGGGAAACCGGTACTACCATCAATATCGAAGAAGTGAACAATCGCGGTGAGATCAGCATCTTTGGTGTAGAGAAAGCTGCGGTTGAAAAAGCGGAGAACTGGATTAAGGGCATCGTTGCCGTGCCGGTGGTAGGCGAAACCTATGATGCCGTAGTAAAAGGTATCAAAGAGTTTGGTGCGTTTGTAGAATTCCTGCCGGGTAAACAAGGGTTGGTGCATATCAGTGAAATCAGCTGGAAACGCCTGGAAACACTGGAAGGCGTGGTTAAAGAAGGCGATTCCATGAAGGTAAAACTGATCGGAACCGATCCTAAATCAGGAAAGTTCAAATTGTCGCGCAAGGCGCTGATCCCTCGTCCTGAAAAGAAAGAGGGTCCTGCTCCTGAGAACAATTAAACAATAAAGAAAATGATCTTAGAAGACCTTCGCGAAGCGAAGGTCTTTTTTTGGGCAGGGACATTTCAACGGCCCCCCGTTAAACGATCGTTTTTCCCTGCCTTTAATTATATATAGTGGTGACACCGGGCTGTAACTGTAAAGAAACGGATGGGATGAATGTAATTAAGACTGCTATCCCCAGATTAGGCGCCTCTTATAATCAGCGCATCTGCGGCTCCTGCTTAAACAACAGTACCCCATTTTTTCAATCCATTCAAGGCCGCAAATACCCGCCTTTTCCGTGCAGGCGCTGGTTGCGCCTTTGGCGCAATATTTTTTGAGTACGAT
The sequence above is a segment of the Niabella agricola genome. Coding sequences within it:
- the pnp gene encoding polyribonucleotide nucleotidyltransferase, coding for MLQQPIRKVFDIGDGREVTLETGRLARQADGSVTVTMGKCILLATVVANKEPKEGQSFFPLTVDYQEKFASAGRIPGSFFKREGRLSDYEVLVSRLIDRALRPLFPDDYLCDVQVLVTLVSSDPEIMPDALACLAASAALAVSDVPIKEIISEVRVGRVNGQFKINPTRSEMEQSDMDFIIAATEKNLMMVEGESEECSEDDLVAALGVAHDAIRIQIKAQEELRALKGVTGKRDYTKPAQDEALREKVYSFAKDKVYAVAKGKLSKHARTDQFDAIQEELLKSLGEAGTEEAPFTDEQKKMAKGYYHDLQYDVVRDMILDERVRLDGRALTEIRPLDMEVDVLPSPHGSALFTRGETQSLTTVTLGTALDELLIESAAKSMYSKFILHYNFPPFSTGEVKMMRGPGRREVGHGNLAMRSLKQMMPKDGEDFGYTVRVVSDILESNGSSSMATVCAGSLALMDAGVPLPKHVSGIAMGLITKEDKFAILSDILGDEDHLGDMDFKVTGTRDGICGVQMDIKVDGLPMEVMKQALEQAKAGRLHILEAMYAAIPEAREEVKSHAPRVVKMFIDKEFIGAVIGPGGKVIQEMQRETGTTINIEEVNNRGEISIFGVEKAAVEKAENWIKGIVAVPVVGETYDAVVKGIKEFGAFVEFLPGKQGLVHISEISWKRLETLEGVVKEGDSMKVKLIGTDPKSGKFKLSRKALIPRPEKKEGPAPENN